Proteins from a single region of Nerophis ophidion isolate RoL-2023_Sa linkage group LG10, RoL_Noph_v1.0, whole genome shotgun sequence:
- the si:ch211-63p21.2 gene encoding FH1/FH2 domain-containing protein 1 → MKESDQAKDSPPKWDWPLKPDTRLCLNTLDFSDLWDEEELDSTEDEETNSTDERLYGVLTPPPPPPLDQKRFLATPKRAANKCATLKLHWRALPSLVPLPRRTRFGTQTIWAGLEPVHLDTDWLEFLFEWKGKSTCLSVACEQRKQAVVSVLGMTRSNNITITMSRLPPLRLLPPAIYSMDSSVLDREDLQRLQTLIPTEEELCLIKEAKTKNPGCPLATADLCLQTLGEIPYLSSRLNLWAFALDYDSLEQEIAEPLFHLKVAMEQLVASETFRHILATVLAIGNFLNGCKACGFELSYLGKLSQVRDTRSRQPLLHHVCVLLLHLYPQSSDLYSELTAVSKAGKWDYSLVQANLDHLGDVCRVSWQQMKMLDRAEECKLSKGEQRRLLVEGGERLGQNGALRHRLSHILRECEDRMKVLRAVHRRVVNRFHSFLLFLGYSKAMARETRAEDFCRTISNFSLEFRAAQQTILLQRERAAASPSLNTPARRGKPSPKHVQVHDLANNAKKQGSVLLNQESEQHRNLEAVLTSTDFTSKLDVTLPLHRRRMLNNQGPLSAKLKR, encoded by the exons ATGAAAGAGTCAGACCAAGCCAAGGACAGCCCCCCAAAGTGGGATTGGCCCCTCAAGCCTGACACGCGCCTCTGCCTTAACACTTTAGACTTCTCAGACCTCTGGGATGAGGAAGAACTGGACAGCACTGAAGACGAAGAAACCAACTCTACAGATGAAAGATTATATGGTGTTCTAACGCCTCCACCACCTCCTCCTCTCGACCAAAAACGCTTCCTAGCCACCCCAAAGAGAGCTGCCAATAAATGTGCCACCCTGAAACTTCACTGGAGGGCTCTGCCGAGTTTGGTCCCACTTCCCCGGAGGACTCGCTTTGGAACTCAGACTATTTGGGCCGGACTTGAGCCAGTCCACTTGGATACGGATTGGCTGGAGTTTCTGTTTGAATGGAAGGGCAAAAGCACCTGCTTGAGTGTGGCCTGTGAGCAGCGG AAACAAGCAGTAGTGTCAGTGTTGGGAATGACGAGGAGTAACAACATCACTATCACCATGAGCCGCCTGCCACCCCTACGTCTCCTTCCCCCTGCTATATACAGCATGGACAGCAGTGTGCTGGACCGAGAGGACCTTCAG CGGCTTCAAACTCTTATCCCAACTGAGGAAGAGCTCTGTCTGATCAAAGAGGCTAAGACTAAGAACCCCGGTTGCCCTCTGGCCACAGCCGACCTCTGCCTTCAGACTTTGGGGGAGATCCCTTATCTGAGCTCCAGGCTTAACCTATGGGCCTTCGCATTGGATTACGACTCTTTGGAACAG GAGATTGCCGAGCCACTCTTCCACCTGAAAGTGGCCATGGAGCAGCTGGTAGCTAGCGAGACCTTCAGACACATTCTTGCGACAGTGTTAGCCATTGGTAACTTCCTCAACGGATGTAAG GCTTGCGGTTTCGAGTTGAGCTACCTGGGCAAGCTCTCCCAGGTGAGGGACACACGCTCCCGCCAGCCTCTGCTGCATCATGTATGCGTGCTCCTGTTGCATCTCTACCCTCAGTCCTCGGATCTCTACTCGGAACTGACAGCGGTTAGCAAAGCTGGCAAG TGGGACTACTCCCTGGTCCAAGCCAATCTAGACCACCTCGGTGACGTCTGTAGAGTTTCATGGCAGCAGATGAAGATGTTAGATAGAGCAGAGGAATGTAAATTGTCAAAGGGGGAGCAGAGGAGACTGTTAGTGGAAGGAGGTGAACGCTTAGGACAGAATGGGGCGCTCCGTCACAGGCTTTCACATATCCTGAGGGAGTGTGAGGACAGGATGAAGGTCTTGAGAGCTGTCCATCGCAGGGTTGTCAACCG GTTCCACTCATTCCTCTTGTTCCTGGGTTACTCTAAAGCAATGGCACGAGAAACCAGAGCAGAGGACTTCTGTAGAACAATAAGTAACTTCTCTCTCGAGTTCCGGGCCGCTCAGCAGACCATTCTGCTTCAGAGGGAGCGTGCAGCTGCAAGTCCAAGTCTAAACACTCCTGCAAGAAGAGGGAAACCATCTCCAAAACATGTACAAGTACACGACCTGGCAAATAATGCAAAGAAACAAGGCTCTGTGTTACTTAATCAGGAAAGTGAGCAACACCGCAATCTGGAGGCCGTGCTGACTTCAACCGACTTTACCTCCAAGCTGGATGTGACGCTGCCTCTGCACCGCAGGAGGATGCTAAACAACCAAG GTCCACTCTCAGCAAAATTGAAGCGGTAA
- the si:ch211-63p21.1 gene encoding uncharacterized protein si:ch211-63p21.1 yields the protein MLRGDSHSLFSSGETSDNDCEVGPSRRGPDVACPRPRYSETLTPSSEAVPCESCERNPVVVMTRYSEGYGTEEDCVLSDPQGESDADADIEDTDCRLQEPGSLQRISSRRRKRQRVARQDTTESEDDGGRSHESHRWTLRLSPDKSQSRTILEESISQVRPLVIKQDKQAEPANTGQEPLVPAWVPPLSSPLVLLVLLVLAAGIASVVLTWVRT from the exons ATGCTGCGGGGGGACTCCCACAGCCTCTTTTCCTCAGGAGAGACGTCCGACAATGACTGTGAG GTGGGGCCAAGTCGCCGGGGTCCAGATGTGGCGTGCCCCCGCCCGCGTTATTCAGAAACGCTCACGCCTTCGTCG GAGGCAGTGCCGTGTGAAAGCTGTGAAAGAAACCCAGTTGTGGTAATGACACGCTACTCAGAGGGATATGGAACAGAG GAGGATTGTGTGCTGTCTGACCCTCAGGGGGAGAGCGACGCAGACGCCGACATCGAGGACACGGACTGCAG GCTCCAAGAGCCAGGCTCTCTGCAGCGAATCAGCTCCCGGCGACGCAAACGACAGCGCGTGGCGCGGCAGGACACCACCGAAAGCGAAGACGACGGCGGGCGGAGTCATGAATCGCATCGCTGGACTCTGCGGCTCAGTCCGGATAAGTCACAGAGCCGCACCATCCTAGAG GAGAGCATCTCGCAGGTGAGGCCGCTTGTCATCAAGCAGGACAAGCAAGCAGAACCGGCTAATACAGGTCAAGAACCTCTGGTGCCTGCCTGGGTGCCCCCCCTCTCCTCTCCGCTCGTACTCCTTGTCTTGCTGGTCCTAGCCGCCGGCATCGCCTCCGTCGTGCTGACATGGGTCAGAACCTGA
- the LOC133560648 gene encoding kelch-like protein 33 encodes MEVANPQLQPGREQWRREMEERWRTTGRRRVRPWMSEGEDDEKADNEVSEQEEEAVGETKSEGIGILQLVTFPSQDELGISAAGDSQEDYRLFNDKKLVTLSSLQEMEQGSLVTLDSYEGTRPSKDEKKYLQIEGCHDDERKWKKGQNTAMKEGRDVWEDEGRAAVGFWGHEDEEELSEDDEEEAMCSQNEESAKVYCKDDHHVEMFHTLTTFRDSFLLTDLTLNTKDGRKIHTHSIVMAAASSLVKDSLNNVYQEGQHRPSSSMDIDVDHRGLDAIVEFAYTGLISCLDEVERLKAAAQTMGAYRMLDCLRKMQEKSSTNEEGISAAEQLAISWQSIKEMGLHQVACDVILEAVGSSIPVHRVILAASSDFFRGMFGSGMRESTQSRISLPFLAASDLEVLIGSSYSGTIPLSWSRVFNISSISLQLQYQPALSLSLDFLRQELNPHSCLDVASFAEAYQVRQLLKASDDFVLRNFQKVASTSKFKDLPTKQLLRYLQSRSLCVPSELVVFKAVAAWIEARPKTRLRHAKELMETIYFPLMTFEEFKEVQSVNMWSKHNLTELYETVWKDFCSNDMAPQSQCRVYLPEQNLVLTGGDQISEDLGRRHISSKVWFGNSLMNHTGIKKEMEWRRLSDMPEPSRFRHEAAVLKGQLYVLGGKKYYGTGDTLNCVYRYDPLQNSWQRMADMTQKRNSFSVVVKSGSIYAIGGCCDPEYIESVECFSPAANSWSLACPLDQTLGGHVAKVLQGQIFISGGLNSDCLCLASLFVYHPEIGSTYLANMSQPRAYHCMENLTNRLYVAGGFTVDSNDTAIDQLTCEVYDPSSDTWTAFSSMLVPHVGAGSAILEGKVYLLGGYSQEDYSDTKMVHRYDPALQKWENMGKMPGPNNDLRVSLLHLPPHVRM; translated from the exons ATGGAGGTGGCAAATCCACAGCTGCAGCCTGGCAGGGAGCAATGGAGAAGGGAGATGGAGGAGAGGTGGAGAACAACAGGGAGGCGGAGGGTGAGACCATGGATGAGCGAGGGGGAAGACGATGAAAAGGCAGACAATGAGGTGAGTGAGCAGGAGGAAGAGGCTGTTGGAGAAACTAAGAGTGAGGGGATTGGAATTTTGCAGCTGGTAACATTTCCCAGCCAAGATGAGCTGGGAATCTCAGCAGCCGGAGATTCCCAGGAAGATTATAGACTTTTCAACGATAAGAAGCTGGTAACCCTTTCCAGCCTACAAGAGATGGAGCAGGGAAGCTTAGTGACATTAGATTCCTATGAAGGTACTAGACCTTCTAAAGATGAAAAGAAGTATCTCCAGATTGAAGGTTGTCATGATGATGAAAGAAAGTGGAAAAAGGGACAAAATACAGCAATGAAAGAGGGAAGAGATGTTTGGGAAGATGAGGGCAGAGCCGCTGTGGGGTTCTGGGGCCATGAAGATGAGGAGGAGCTcagtgaagatgatgaggaggAAGCAATGTGCTCCCAGAATGAAGAGAGTGCAAAAGTTTACTGCAAAGACGACCACCATGTGGAGATGTTCCACACTTTAACGACGTTCCGGGACTCGTTTCTGCTCACGGATCTCACCCTGAACACCAAAGATGGCAGGAAAATCCACACGCACTCCATCGTCATGGCAGCCGCCAGTTCCCTAGTCAAGGACAGTCTGAACAACGTCTACCAGGAAGGACAGCATAGGCCGTCCAGCTCCATGGATATAGATGTGGACCACCGTGGGTTAGATGCGATAGTGGAGTTTGCCTACACTGGACTCATATCCTGTCTGGATGAGGTGGAGCGACTGAAGGCGGCAGCTCAGACCATGGGCGCTTACAGAATGCTGGATTGTCTGAGGAAGATGCAGGAGAAATCAAGCACTAATGAAGAAGGTATCTCAGCTGCAGAACAACTGGCCATTAGTTGGCAGTCCATTAAAGAAATGGGGTTACACCAAGTGGCCTGTGACGTCATCCTAGAAGCAGTTGGATCATCAATTCCGG TCCACAGAGTCATCCTGGCTGCTAGCAGTGACTTCTTTCGTGGAATGTTTGGTTCAGGCATGAGAGAGTCCACTCAGTCCCGCATCAGCCTTCCCTTTCTGGCAGCTTCAGATTTGGAAGTTCTCATCGGTTCCTCCTACAGTGGCACCATTCCCTTAAGCTGGAGTCGTGTGTTCAATATCAGCAGCATCTCCCTTCAGCTCCAGTACCAGCCGGCACTCTCCCTAAGCCTTGACTTCCTACGGCAGGAACTCAACCCACACTCGTGCCTTGATGTGGCATCTTTTGCCGAAGCCTACCAGGTGAGGCAACTTCTCAAAGCGTCTGACGACTTTGTGTTGCGGAACTTCCAAAAGGTGGCGAGCACCTCCAAGTTCAAAGACCTGCCGACCAAACAGCTCTTGAGGTACCTTCAAAGTCGCTCGCTCTGTGTTCCATCTGAGCTGGTTGTGTTTAAGGCAGTGGCAGCCTGGATTGAAGCCAGACCCAAAACCAGGCTTCGACATGCCAAGGAGCTCATGGAGACCATCTACTTCCCTCTCATGACCTTTGAAGAATTCAAAGAAGTTCAGTCTGTGAACATGTGGTCCAAACACAACCTGACAGAACTGTATGAAACAGTTTGGAAGGATTTTTGCTCTAATGATATGGCACCACAGAGCCAGTGCCGCGTTTACCTGCCAGAACAGAATCTAGTCCTGACCGGAGGTGACCAAATCTCTGAGGACCTGGGCCGTCGACATATCAGCAGCAAAGTCTGGTTTGGGAATTCCCTGATGAACCACACAGGAATAAAAAAGGAAATGGAGTGGAGGCGGCTGAGCGATATGCCCGAGCCTTCCAGGTTTCGTCATGAAGCTGCGGTGCTCAAAGGACAACTGTACGTATTGGGCGGCAAGAAATACTATGGCACCGGAGACACCTTGAATTGCGTGTATAG ATACGACCCACTTCAAAACAGTTGGCAGAGAATGGCAGACATGACCCAGAAGAGGAACTCCTTCTCTGTGGTGGTAAAGAGTGGGAGCATTTATGCCATCGGGGGGTGCTGTGATCCTGAATACATAGAGAGCGTGGAATGCTTTTCACCAGCTGCAAACTCTTGGAG CTTGGCTTGTCCGCTGGATCAAACCCTGGGTGGACATGTGGCCAAAGTGTTGCAAGGACAGATTTTTATTTCTGGAGGACTGAACAGCGACTGTCTCTGTCTGGCTTCTCTGTTCGTGTACCATCCTGAGATAGGAAGCACCTACTTAGCAAACATGTCTCAACCACGGGCCTACCACTGCATGGAGAACCTGACCAACCGTCTCTACGTGGCCGGGGGGTTCACAGTGGACAGTAACGACACAGCGATAGACCAACTGACCTGTGAGGTGTACGATCCCTCTAGTGACACGTGGACCGCCTTCTCGTCCATGCTGGTGCCTCATGTGGGGGCAGGTAGCGCCATATTGGAGGGCAAGGTGTACCTACTCGGCGGATACAGCCAGGAGGACTACAGCGACACCAAAATGGTCCACCGCTATGACCCCGCCCTGCAAAAGTGGGAGAATATGGGCAAGATGCCAGGACCCAACAACGACCTGCGAGTGTCTTTGCTACATTTGCCACCACATGTGCGCATGTAG